From the genome of Fundulus heteroclitus isolate FHET01 chromosome 9, MU-UCD_Fhet_4.1, whole genome shotgun sequence, one region includes:
- the elovl8b gene encoding ELOVL fatty acid elongase 8b, with product MASAWQSFLSVHQWIVENGDKRTDPWLLVYSPVPVSLIFLGYLCVVWAGPGLMKHRQPVDLKVVLIVYNFAMVGLSAYMFHEFLVASWLSRYSLLCQPVDYSTSPLAMRMARVCWWFFFSKVIELSDTLFFILRKKNSQLTFLHVYHHGTMIFNWWAGVKYVAGGQSFFIGLVNTFVHIIMYSYYGLAAIGPHMQKYLWWKRYLTSLQLVQFLLFLLHTGYNLFTECDFPDSMNVVVFGYCVTLIILFSNFYYQSYLHKKKQK from the exons ATGGCTTCTGCATGGCAGAGTTTCCTCTCTGTGCACCAGTGGATAGTGGAGAATGGAG ACAAGAGGACGGACCCCTGGCTGCTGGTGTACTCCCCCGTCCCGGTGTCGCTCATCTTCCTGGGTTACCTCTGTGTGGTCTGGGCCGGTCCTGGACTGATGAAACACCGGCAACCTGTGGATCTCAAAGTGGTTCTCATCGTGTACAACTTTGCCATGGTTGGCCTGTCTGCATACATGTTCCATGAG TTCCTGGTCGCGTCGTGGCTCTCTCGCTACAGCCTGCTTTGTCAACCTGTGGATTACAGCACCAGTCCACTGGCCATGAGG ATGGCCAGGGTTTGTTGGTGGTTTTTCTTCTCCAAGGTCATAGAGCTCAGCGACACG CTCTTCTTCATCTTGAGGAAGAAGAACAGTCAGCTGACCTTCCTTCATGTGTACCATCACGGCACCATGATCTTCAACTGGTGGGCAGGAGTGAAGTATGTGGCTGGAGGACAGT CTTTCTTCATCGGCCTCGTAAACACCTTCGTCCACATCATCATGTACTCCTACTACGGCCTGGCTGCAATCGGCCCTCATATGCAGAAGTACCTTTGGTGGAAGCGGTACctcacctctctgcagctg GTGCAGTTCCTGCTCTTCCTCCTTCACACCGGCTACAATCTGTTCACCGAGTGCGACTTCCCAGACTCCATGAACGTAGTGGTGTTTGGTTACTGCGTCACCCTCATCATCCTCTTCAGTAACTTCTACTATCAGAGCTACCTTCACAAGAAGAAGCAGAAATAA